The window GTGCGGAAGCCTCCGAAGCCAGGATGTCCGGGTTGGAGCGAATGACTTCGTTCAGCAGGGATCGAATATCTTCATTCGATTCCGCGGAGACAAGATCTTCCGCCGGTGAGAGAACATCCTGGGCAGAGAGAAACGATGTTGCGGTAATAACCACGAGATAAAAGAAACAGATACGATGCAGCATAAAACACACCTCCTTGGGTGAGTAAAAAAACTCGCCTGGCTGGAGGTCTGGTTAAATGAGTAAGGAAGAAACTTTCAGAAAAATAGGGGGGCCGTGTCGGGGAGGGAGAACGTTCTCCCTGGAAACCTGCCGGGAAGGATTCGTTGTTTCATCCATCACGACGGGAAGGACAGCAATGATTTCCGTATTGTCGGATCCCATGGGCCGCAGCGTGACCGCGTGCTCATCATGGGGGTCCGGTGTCTCGGTACAACAGGGGTTGTCCTGGGCCTTATGGTTGCAATGGCACACGCTGCTCCCCGACATCGGGCAGGCATGCCCGACGGGAAACGCCGGTGTCAAAAGGGTGAGGAGACCGGCCAGGATAAAAACCGAAACAACTCTCATATCCTTAGGATAACATATTGCATGACCATCTATTCCACCGGCAAGGTTATCCTGCCTGCCGACGGGTCTCGGAAAGGACTTCTTTTTCTCCCCGTACGGAAATTCGGACGGGTTCCACGGGGATGTCCAGTTCTGCCTGGTTCACGGCCATTTTCACGGCCTGTACGAGTCCGAAACAGCAGGGGACTTCCATGAAAGCCACCTGAATGGACCGGGGTCGGGATTGGCGGGCGATGTCGCGAATCTTTGAAATGTAAGCCTGAATATCGTCCAGCTTGGGACAGCCGACGGCAACAGCCTTGCCTTTCAGGAAATCCCGGTGAAAATTAGGATAGGCGAAGGGTACACAATCGGCGGCGATGACCAGGTCGGCATCCCGAAAGTAAGGGGCGGAAGGGGAGACCAGGTGCAGCTGAACCGGCCACTGCGTCAGCTCGGAGGGAATGTCTTCCGGCTCTTCCCCTGATGACGCCTCCTCTTTCCACGCGATCATTCGGGATCCGGGACATCCGCCTCCATGGTGGAGCTGAACCGTGTTTGATTCCCTGGAATTGTCTACCATTCCATGCTCCCGCATATGGTCCATGTGGGCCTGGAGCATCTCCGGAGCGACTTCCCTGATCCGCTGAACCGTGGCCGAATCATCATAGGGCTCCGCTTCCATTTCCTGAACGGTCATGGCGCCGGTGGGACAGGCTCCTACGCAGGCTCCCAGGCCGTCACAGAAAATCTCCCCGACCAGCCGGGCCTTCTTCCCCGCCGGTGTATCTACGAGCTGAAGGGCCTGCTCCGGACAGGACGGCATGCAGAGACCGCACCCGTCACAGCGGTCTTCATCGATTTGGATCATTTTTCTCATGACTTTCGGCATGACGCTCTCCTTGACATCATTCCCGCCATTGTATATTAGGAATCCTAATATGTCAAGGAGGTAAGATAACGATCAGTCGTCGGAGATATCGGTTCCGTTGGTGGCCCTCACGTCATAGAAGTAGATCGGGGAGGGACTTCGGTCGTCCGTACCTTCGCTGATAACCGTCTGCCAGGAATCGGGTGTCCCACCCATGAAATCCGGGGCTGTACCCCAATAGACGATGTAACCCGTGGCTCCGGCCGCAGTTCCCCAATCCAGGTCTGTAGTATCCACCCCCTTCGTGAGAAAGAGGGATACGCGGACATTGCCGAGGGAAGAGGAGGGAGATGCAGCGGGTGAAGAGGAGTTATGGGGTGTGGGAGAGGTGTCCACGAAGAAGTCATTCACATTGACATCGGTGTCCTGGCCCGAACCTGATGTACCTCCAGGAAGGCGGACCAGGGATTGCCCGGCATCATGAGCCGGTGTAGATGTCGTTTCCGGGCAGTTCCCGGTGCCCCAGGCCACCTTGTCGATGATCGAAGCGTCGGTGGAACAGCTTCCCGAAAGGGCGGAGGTGGAATTCACCAGAAAGAGATTTCCACCTCCCGCACCCATGTAAAATGTCGAATAGGTTAGGTCCGGAGTCACGGAGCCAAGGTAACCCCCGGATCTCGCAAGAAGAAAGTATTCGTGGGAGGGAATCGAAACCGAGGGTAATGCGACCACAGTATAGGTGCTGCCTGTGTCCGATTTGTATTGAATACTCTTTCCGCTGAGGCTGATGGCCGCACCCGTCGGATTGTACAGTTCGACACATTCATCGTCATGATTTGCAGCACCCTGAGTCTGAATCTGACTGATTACCAGGTGGTCCGTGGAAGGACCTACACCATCTGGAGCTGTGACAAACATCCGGTCTTCCGAGATCGTTTCAAGTCCGCAGGCATCGGTGGAGCGGATTCGGTAGTGGTACGGTGTGTCCTGGGTCAGCCCGGAAAGAACCAGAGAGTGGTTTGTGGCTGGACCATCAGATTGGGTGGATCCGTATGTGAGGGTCGTTCCATACTCCACGGTACTGTTCGTGTCTTCGTCGGTCGTGAAGGAGATCGTGGTCTGCACGTTGGATATGGGAGACTCCGTAATTCCGGAATGAGCTGGATAGCTTTCCGAGGTCGTAAAGGTGGATACCGAGCTCCACGTGGGACCATTGCCGGAGGCGTCTGTCGATCCAACCCGGAAGTAATAGAGAGTTCCGGTGTCCAATCCGGTAAGTGGGATGGAATGGCTGGTGACCCGGGTGCCGTCGAACTGGTTACCTGTGGGAGGATCGGAAAGGCCGTACTCAACGATGGAACTGGCATCTTCATCAGTCGTCCAGGTAATAAGAGCCGAGCACTCGGCGGGTGTCGCGGAAACGCTGGAGACCACAGGCGGAGTCGTGTCCGGCTCCGTCACTCCCCCGTCGTAGAAGAGCTCGATATATTCGTTGTTTGAACTGGCACCATCCGTCATTTCGGTGATGACGATCCCCGCACCGCAGGAAGTCGGTGCTCCCGCTCCCGGATCCCCCAGGGTGTCGGTCCGTGTCTGCCATGTCGAGCCGACTTCCGATTCTCCGCAGTTATCGACGCGGTAAACCGAAAGGTTG is drawn from Thermoanaerobaculia bacterium and contains these coding sequences:
- a CDS encoding 4Fe-4S dicluster domain-containing protein, producing the protein MPKVMRKMIQIDEDRCDGCGLCMPSCPEQALQLVDTPAGKKARLVGEIFCDGLGACVGACPTGAMTVQEMEAEPYDDSATVQRIREVAPEMLQAHMDHMREHGMVDNSRESNTVQLHHGGGCPGSRMIAWKEEASSGEEPEDIPSELTQWPVQLHLVSPSAPYFRDADLVIAADCVPFAYPNFHRDFLKGKAVAVGCPKLDDIQAYISKIRDIARQSRPRSIQVAFMEVPCCFGLVQAVKMAVNQAELDIPVEPVRISVRGEKEVLSETRRQAG